In Anaeromicrobium sediminis, a single genomic region encodes these proteins:
- a CDS encoding efflux RND transporter periplasmic adaptor subunit produces MRRVCMVLISFVLLFSLTACSKASADLNKERVKAVKVQEVKFEKRPVFLEYIGTVDSKETTKYGFKVNGKIERIMVEKGDTVKVGDVLVILEVKDLNFKMKGTKGVLDTARLNIGKVKDTLDYNRDYFKKIEKLYEENAASKDNYDKAKLQLDQNEASYLQAKAQYEKAKADYEYSINIIDDSTIKAKKDGVVLDVLVEENELIGAYYPAVVVRSESQVVNIGVSQSEIDEIILGKKARVDVEDNISEGIISNICEVPDENTRTYNTEVVVNNEKYRLGSIAKVSFPVGEEEGIWIPMTAIFSNGEDYVYVIKEDRAFKRGIKIKNIYDNMMEIEGVKVGEIIAVSGMKNLDDGSKVKIVK; encoded by the coding sequence ATGAGAAGAGTATGTATGGTATTAATTTCTTTTGTACTTTTATTTTCATTGACAGCTTGTTCAAAGGCATCGGCAGATTTAAATAAGGAGAGGGTAAAAGCAGTAAAAGTTCAGGAAGTAAAATTTGAAAAAAGGCCTGTATTTTTAGAATATATAGGAACTGTAGATTCTAAAGAGACTACTAAATATGGATTTAAGGTAAATGGGAAAATTGAGAGGATTATGGTAGAAAAGGGAGACACGGTAAAGGTTGGAGATGTGTTAGTTATATTAGAGGTAAAGGATTTAAATTTTAAAATGAAGGGGACTAAGGGAGTACTAGACACGGCCAGGTTAAATATAGGGAAAGTAAAGGATACATTAGATTACAATAGGGATTATTTTAAGAAAATAGAAAAACTATATGAAGAAAATGCTGCTTCTAAAGACAATTATGACAAAGCTAAACTTCAATTAGATCAAAATGAAGCATCATATTTACAAGCCAAGGCTCAATATGAGAAGGCGAAGGCAGACTATGAGTATTCCATAAATATTATAGATGATTCTACCATAAAAGCTAAGAAGGATGGGGTCGTACTAGATGTATTAGTAGAAGAAAATGAATTGATAGGAGCATATTATCCTGCTGTGGTAGTTAGAAGTGAGAGTCAAGTAGTCAATATAGGTGTTTCTCAAAGTGAAATAGATGAAATTATATTGGGAAAGAAAGCTAGGGTAGATGTGGAAGACAATATTTCAGAAGGGATAATAAGCAACATTTGTGAGGTGCCTGATGAAAATACTAGAACTTACAATACGGAAGTAGTAGTAAATAATGAAAAATACAGATTAGGTTCAATTGCTAAAGTGTCCTTTCCTGTGGGAGAAGAAGAGGGCATATGGATTCCAATGACAGCCATATTTTCTAATGGAGAAGATTATGTATATGTAATAAAAGAAGATAGGGCATTTAAAAGGGGAATTAAAATTAAAAATATATATGACAATATGATGGAAATTGAGGGGGTAAAAGTTGGAGAAATTATAGCAGTAAGCGGGATGAAAAATTTAGACGATGGATCTAAAGTTAAAATCGTTAAATAA
- a CDS encoding DUF3231 family protein, producing MKLTDILTDNKHPLHWGGSSGLWDICRHKIIGIPVLDILHDLCEDPELKRFIKQGTEMQAVPHVEKIQEFLKKEELAYPSMPQRKKITDEQIGLAIMEILRLSLILDNIAFMDATRGDLRKFIWDITEDDKKAFDKIVELNYEKNWIMNPPSTS from the coding sequence TTGAAACTAACGGATATATTGACGGACAACAAACATCCACTACATTGGGGTGGCAGTTCCGGTTTATGGGATATATGTCGTCATAAAATTATAGGAATACCAGTACTTGATATACTTCATGATCTTTGTGAAGATCCTGAATTAAAAAGATTTATTAAACAAGGCACTGAAATGCAAGCAGTTCCACATGTGGAAAAAATCCAAGAATTTTTAAAAAAAGAAGAATTAGCCTATCCGTCAATGCCCCAGAGGAAAAAAATAACTGACGAACAAATAGGGTTAGCTATAATGGAAATATTAAGATTGTCATTGATTCTTGATAATATTGCATTTATGGATGCTACAAGGGGAGATTTGAGAAAATTTATTTGGGATATTACTGAAGATGATAAAAAAGCCTTTGATAAAATTGTGGAATTGAATTACGAGAAAAATTGGATTATGAATCCACCAAGTACATCCTAA
- a CDS encoding multicopper oxidase family protein — MTTVWGFEGTVEDPCIGEISCFRSTPGATFEAVRDIPVNVQWVNNITEPNLFAVDPTLHWANPNNMPRPIPPFLPFPPGYALAQSPVPLVVHLHGAEVRSDSDGHPEAWFTAGEEKKGEAFSKSRFTYQNTQEPTTLWYHDHALGTTRLGVYGGFAGAYLLRDPNNKISPLLPSGPYEMPIVIQDRSFNEDGSLLFPSNGVVPDVHPYWRPAFIGNTIMVNGKVWPNLNVERRQYRFRVINGSNTRTYNLKLSNNQSFIQIGSDGGFLPFPVTLTELLLAPAERADILIDFSMLEPGTNIIMTNNARAPFPNGPIPDPDTVGQIMQFTVLDTPVVPPNKLPAELNKIPVLTPDVPKEVLTLNVIFRQPTMPLELLLDGQVWGAPVSELPIVGSTVEWEIVNLTGGAHPIHIHLIQFQVLNRQNFDSTKYREEWIKLNGEPPLQHPTISLPVEPFLEGNPIDPPPNERGWKDTVLMMPGQVTRLKLRWAPQDANPKKVKPGVNLFPFDPTFGPGYVWHCHIIDHEDNEMMRPLKVVDCPIPVANPQSCCQVMVEGDTQLVPPALRDEPIVHENAVYAEIEKVCPEKVVISGFIRRTITYTALLDNGIEQEKEIVDDIPFQCAIDREDANEGDKFRITGATILCEVFARTQNFGTDPNTDKPLAYKFVEKDIVKVCIRKGCIR; from the coding sequence ATGACAACTGTCTGGGGATTTGAAGGTACTGTGGAAGATCCGTGTATAGGTGAGATTTCTTGTTTCCGTAGTACACCAGGTGCTACCTTTGAAGCTGTTCGAGACATACCCGTAAATGTGCAGTGGGTAAATAACATTACCGAACCAAATTTGTTTGCGGTAGATCCAACACTACATTGGGCAAATCCTAATAATATGCCAAGACCAATACCACCATTTTTACCATTTCCTCCAGGATATGCTTTAGCCCAGAGTCCAGTTCCTCTTGTGGTACATTTACATGGGGCAGAGGTTAGATCTGATTCAGATGGTCATCCAGAGGCATGGTTTACGGCTGGAGAGGAAAAAAAAGGTGAGGCATTTTCCAAGTCCCGTTTTACCTATCAAAACACACAGGAGCCAACTACACTTTGGTATCATGATCATGCACTAGGAACCACACGTCTTGGCGTATATGGAGGCTTCGCTGGAGCCTATCTACTAAGAGATCCAAACAATAAAATATCTCCACTTCTTCCAAGTGGCCCCTATGAAATGCCTATAGTTATTCAGGACCGTTCATTCAATGAAGATGGTTCATTATTGTTTCCTAGCAATGGCGTCGTTCCTGATGTTCACCCCTATTGGCGTCCCGCATTTATAGGTAATACTATTATGGTCAATGGAAAGGTATGGCCTAATTTGAATGTGGAGCGTAGACAATACCGATTCAGGGTCATTAACGGATCTAACACCCGAACCTATAATCTGAAGCTTTCAAATAATCAGTCCTTTATTCAGATTGGTTCTGACGGAGGATTTCTACCTTTCCCTGTTACGTTGACTGAGCTACTACTTGCACCAGCAGAGCGTGCTGACATCTTGATTGATTTTTCAATGTTAGAACCTGGAACAAATATCATTATGACTAATAATGCACGTGCTCCTTTCCCAAATGGTCCAATACCAGACCCGGATACTGTTGGACAAATTATGCAATTCACTGTACTTGATACACCTGTAGTACCACCAAATAAACTTCCAGCAGAGTTGAATAAAATACCTGTACTGACTCCAGATGTGCCTAAAGAGGTATTAACTCTAAACGTGATATTCAGGCAACCTACAATGCCTCTTGAATTATTACTGGATGGACAGGTGTGGGGGGCTCCGGTTTCAGAATTGCCTATAGTAGGATCAACGGTGGAGTGGGAAATAGTGAACCTTACGGGTGGTGCACATCCAATTCACATACACCTAATACAGTTCCAAGTTTTAAATCGTCAAAACTTTGATAGTACAAAATACCGTGAAGAATGGATCAAACTTAATGGTGAACCTCCTCTTCAACATCCAACCATATCATTGCCTGTTGAACCTTTCTTGGAAGGTAATCCGATTGATCCACCACCAAATGAGCGTGGATGGAAAGATACTGTTTTAATGATGCCAGGACAAGTTACTAGACTTAAACTTCGCTGGGCACCGCAGGATGCTAATCCTAAAAAAGTTAAGCCCGGGGTAAATTTATTTCCATTTGATCCTACCTTTGGTCCTGGATATGTATGGCATTGCCATATAATAGACCATGAAGACAATGAAATGATGAGACCACTTAAGGTTGTTGATTGTCCTATACCTGTAGCTAACCCTCAGTCCTGTTGCCAAGTTATGGTGGAGGGAGACACTCAATTAGTTCCTCCTGCATTAAGGGATGAACCTATTGTTCATGAAAATGCAGTTTATGCTGAAATTGAAAAGGTATGCCCTGAAAAAGTTGTTATCAGTGGATTCATTCGCAGGACTATCACCTATACTGCCCTTTTGGACAATGGAATTGAACAAGAAAAAGAAATTGTAGATGATATTCCTTTCCAATGTGCAATTGATCGAGAAGATGCTAACGAAGGTGATAAATTTAGAATTACAGGTGCAACCATATTATGTGAAGTTTTTGCTCGTACTCAAAATTTTGGAACAGATCCTAATACAGATAAACCATTAGCTTACAAATTTGTAGAAAAGGACATTGTTAAAGTTTGCATTAGAAAAGGCTGTATAAGATAA
- a CDS encoding PFL family protein, translating into MSKFKNIMETIQMIEKEKLDIRTITMGISLLDCCHTDGKQSRIKIYDKITRYAENLVKVGEELEAEYGVPIINKRISVTPISLVAQTSNDKNYVEFAKTLDEAAKAVGVNFIGGFSALVQKGYSRGDRILIDSIPEALSVTERVCSSVNIGDTRSGINMDAVAHMGKIIKKTAYLTRDQNSIGCAKLVVFANAVEDNPFMAGAFHGAGEGECVINVGVSGPGVVKAALEKVKGAPFDVVADTIKKTAFKITRMGELVGKEAANRLNVPFGILDLSLAPTPAIGDSVARILEEMGIESCGGHGTTAALALLNDAVKKGGIMASSHVGGLSGAFIPVSEDEGMIKAVKSGSLNIEKLEAMTCVCSVGLDMIAIPGDTPDETISAMIADEAAIGVINHKTTAVRIIPVYGKGLGDEVVFGGLLGSAPIMAVSKFSSVDFINRGGRVPAPVHSFKN; encoded by the coding sequence ATGAGTAAATTTAAAAATATAATGGAAACAATTCAAATGATTGAAAAGGAAAAACTAGATATTCGAACTATTACCATGGGGATATCCTTACTAGATTGCTGCCATACAGATGGAAAACAATCGCGGATTAAGATTTACGATAAAATTACAAGATATGCAGAAAACCTAGTAAAAGTGGGAGAAGAACTTGAAGCAGAATATGGAGTACCTATTATAAATAAGAGGATTTCTGTAACCCCCATATCATTAGTTGCCCAAACAAGCAATGATAAAAATTATGTAGAGTTTGCAAAGACACTAGATGAGGCGGCAAAGGCAGTAGGCGTTAACTTCATTGGTGGTTTTTCAGCCCTTGTTCAAAAGGGATATTCAAGGGGAGATAGGATTCTTATAGATTCAATTCCAGAGGCCCTTTCTGTTACAGAAAGAGTGTGTTCTTCAGTAAATATTGGAGACACCCGGTCGGGTATAAATATGGATGCAGTTGCCCATATGGGTAAAATCATTAAAAAGACAGCTTATCTTACGAGGGATCAAAATAGTATAGGATGTGCTAAGCTTGTTGTTTTTGCTAATGCAGTAGAAGATAATCCTTTCATGGCAGGAGCCTTTCATGGAGCTGGAGAAGGGGAATGCGTCATAAATGTAGGTGTAAGCGGACCAGGAGTTGTAAAAGCAGCACTAGAAAAGGTAAAGGGTGCTCCCTTTGATGTGGTGGCTGACACCATAAAGAAAACTGCATTTAAAATAACGAGAATGGGAGAATTAGTAGGGAAGGAAGCCGCAAATAGGCTGAATGTTCCCTTTGGAATACTAGATTTATCCCTTGCACCAACTCCTGCTATAGGAGATAGTGTGGCAAGAATTTTAGAAGAAATGGGTATTGAAAGCTGTGGGGGACACGGTACTACAGCGGCCTTAGCCCTTTTAAACGATGCTGTTAAAAAGGGAGGAATTATGGCTTCTTCCCATGTGGGTGGATTAAGTGGAGCATTTATCCCTGTTAGTGAAGATGAGGGAATGATAAAGGCTGTAAAATCTGGTTCACTAAATATTGAAAAATTAGAGGCAATGACGTGTGTCTGCTCAGTAGGTCTTGATATGATCGCCATTCCTGGCGATACTCCAGATGAAACTATTTCAGCTATGATTGCCGATGAAGCGGCTATTGGAGTAATAAATCATAAAACAACTGCCGTAAGGATTATTCCCGTTTATGGTAAAGGTCTCGGAGATGAAGTAGTATTTGGAGGTCTTTTAGGAAGTGCTCCTATTATGGCCGTAAGTAAATTTAGTAGTGTTGATTTTATAAATAGAGGAGGAAGAGTTCCAGCCCCAGTTCATAGCTTCAAAAATTAA
- a CDS encoding ACT domain-containing protein translates to MKGVITVIGKDKVGIIAKVTSALAENNINILDISQTILQDYFTMIMIVDLKDRKDFFKDIKDNLEKVGRSIGVSIKIQHEDVFDSMHKIS, encoded by the coding sequence ATGAAGGGCGTTATTACAGTAATAGGAAAGGATAAGGTTGGTATAATTGCAAAGGTTACTTCTGCTTTAGCAGAAAACAATATAAATATTTTAGATATTAGCCAAACTATTTTGCAGGATTACTTTACCATGATTATGATTGTAGATTTAAAAGATAGGAAAGATTTCTTTAAAGATATAAAAGACAATCTTGAAAAAGTGGGTAGAAGTATAGGTGTTTCTATTAAAATACAACATGAAGATGTATTTGATTCTATGCACAAAATTTCATAA
- a CDS encoding THUMP domain-containing class I SAM-dependent RNA methyltransferase: protein MELTLIATATFGLEKLVKIEVENLGYEVIKVDNGKVEFKAEERDIPILNMWLRVADRVLVKMGEFKATTFEELFQGVKKLPWHEWIGENDKFPVNGKSVKSTLFSISDCQAITKKAIVEKLKSQYKVDWFKETGAEYGIEVALLKDIATITIDTSGVGLHKRGYRETANEAPLKETLAAAMVMISRWRGDRALIDPFCGSGTIAIEAAMIGKNIAPGLERSFISENWSRIPKQAWKDARTHALKSIRQDIELDIYASDIDPKTIKIAKDNAYNAGVDECIKFESHDMGKIHSDKEYGYIISNPPYGERLGEKAEVQRLYKRMGKSFSKFKTWSKYIITSDEELEKLYGKKADKKRKLFNGRIKVDYYQFFGPKPPKEYFNNK from the coding sequence ATGGAATTAACTTTAATTGCAACGGCAACCTTTGGGTTAGAAAAATTAGTAAAAATAGAAGTGGAAAACTTAGGATATGAAGTAATAAAAGTAGATAATGGTAAAGTAGAATTTAAGGCAGAGGAAAGGGATATTCCCATATTAAATATGTGGCTTAGGGTAGCAGATAGAGTATTAGTTAAAATGGGAGAATTCAAGGCTACTACCTTTGAAGAATTGTTTCAAGGAGTTAAAAAATTACCTTGGCATGAATGGATCGGTGAAAATGACAAATTTCCTGTAAACGGAAAGAGTGTAAAGTCCACATTATTTAGTATATCTGACTGTCAGGCCATAACTAAAAAGGCCATAGTAGAAAAATTAAAATCTCAATATAAAGTAGATTGGTTTAAAGAAACGGGTGCAGAATATGGAATAGAAGTAGCTCTTTTAAAGGACATAGCTACAATTACCATAGATACATCTGGTGTAGGATTACATAAAAGAGGATATAGGGAGACGGCCAATGAAGCTCCCCTTAAAGAAACTCTAGCAGCAGCCATGGTAATGATAAGCAGATGGAGAGGGGACAGAGCCCTTATAGATCCATTTTGTGGTTCTGGAACTATAGCTATAGAGGCAGCTATGATAGGTAAAAATATAGCCCCAGGTCTGGAAAGAAGTTTCATATCAGAAAACTGGTCAAGAATACCAAAGCAAGCTTGGAAAGATGCTAGAACTCATGCCCTTAAATCTATTCGTCAAGATATTGAATTGGACATATATGCATCAGATATAGACCCTAAAACTATAAAGATAGCTAAAGATAATGCATATAATGCAGGTGTAGACGAGTGTATTAAATTTGAATCACATGATATGGGAAAGATCCATTCTGACAAGGAATATGGATATATAATCAGCAATCCTCCCTATGGAGAAAGATTAGGGGAGAAGGCAGAAGTTCAAAGACTTTATAAGAGAATGGGGAAGAGCTTTTCAAAATTTAAAACCTGGTCAAAATATATAATAACTTCTGATGAAGAATTAGAGAAGTTATATGGTAAGAAAGCAGATAAAAAGAGAAAATTATTTAACGGTAGAATTAAGGTAGACTACTACCAATTCTTTGGCCCAAAGCCACCGAAAGAATATTTTAATAATAAATAG
- a CDS encoding HD domain-containing protein: MNRVNKILENEKYKEYLNRINMCEKDRIFCRHTLQHFIDVSRVAYILSLEKNLSLEKEIIYAAGLLHDIGRFMEYEENIDHAVASAHLCVPILEDSLFSQEEIGLIKQAIKSHRNKDLLKSDLDFIIYEADKKSRLCLDCKALKECKKFKNTLPKLTY, encoded by the coding sequence ATGAATAGAGTAAACAAAATATTAGAAAATGAAAAGTACAAGGAATACTTAAATAGAATAAACATGTGTGAAAAAGACAGAATATTTTGCCGTCATACCCTACAACATTTTATTGACGTATCTAGAGTAGCGTATATTCTTTCATTAGAAAAAAATCTATCCTTAGAAAAGGAAATAATATACGCAGCAGGATTACTCCATGATATTGGTAGGTTTATGGAATACGAGGAAAATATAGACCATGCAGTAGCCTCTGCTCATTTATGTGTGCCTATCCTTGAAGATAGTTTATTTTCTCAGGAAGAAATAGGTTTAATAAAGCAGGCTATAAAAAGTCATAGAAATAAGGATTTATTAAAATCAGATTTAGATTTTATAATTTATGAAGCAGATAAAAAATCTAGATTATGTTTAGACTGTAAGGCACTCAAGGAATGTAAAAAATTCAAAAACACACTACCAAAACTCACATATTAA
- a CDS encoding anthranilate synthase component II: MILMIDNYDSFTYNLVQYLSSLKEEVVVKRNDELTIEDIENLNPDIIVLSPGPCTPNEAGICIEVVEKLKGKYPILGICLGHQTIGQVFGGKIIKALEPVHGKVHNIDHTDKGVFKGLNNPLKVTRYHSLVIDKNTLPDCLEVTSLTKEGEIMGVKHKEFMIEGVQFHPEAILTEQGMELLHNFLKRAKSKK; the protein is encoded by the coding sequence TTGATATTAATGATTGATAACTATGATTCATTCACTTATAACTTAGTTCAGTATTTATCTTCATTAAAAGAAGAAGTAGTTGTAAAAAGAAATGATGAATTGACTATTGAGGACATAGAAAATTTAAATCCAGACATTATCGTACTGTCTCCTGGGCCATGTACTCCTAATGAAGCTGGTATTTGTATAGAAGTAGTTGAAAAACTTAAGGGTAAATATCCAATCCTAGGGATTTGCCTAGGTCATCAAACTATAGGACAAGTATTTGGTGGAAAAATAATAAAAGCGCTAGAACCAGTTCACGGAAAGGTTCACAATATAGATCATACTGATAAGGGCGTGTTTAAAGGACTTAACAATCCTCTTAAAGTAACTAGGTATCATTCACTAGTCATAGATAAGAATACGTTACCAGACTGTCTTGAAGTTACTTCTCTAACTAAAGAAGGAGAAATTATGGGTGTAAAACATAAGGAATTTATGATAGAAGGGGTACAATTCCATCCAGAAGCCATACTTACAGAGCAGGGAATGGAACTACTTCATAATTTCTTAAAGAGAGCTAAATCTAAAAAGTAG
- the pabB gene encoding aminodeoxychorismate synthase component I gives MKIKKIDTKYNGFELYTLFKNYPYSFILDSGMDKERLGKYSFIGFDPFLVFKSKNETITIEEGNTTRVCKGNPFDELRDIMKKYEFKYDSPLPFIGGAVGYFSYDLCHHVENLPRTALDDVNIYDCHFGLYDGIIVVDHTEDETYICSLGIKDDENKVIEFIENIISKKPLPSVEEENKDEVTIESNFTKENYVKAIESIKNYIRSGDIYQANMTQRFTANMTQSPLSLYSKLRNINPAPFAAFMDLKDHHILSSSPERFIQIRDNHVETRPIKGTRPRGKSPEEDKLNSEDLLSSEKDKSELLMIVDLERNDLGRVCKSGSVSVPELFTLETYPTVYHLVSTVVGELRDEVHPIDCIKYSFPGGSITGAPKIRAMEVIDELEPTQRNLYTGSIGYIGFNGDIDTNIVIRTILCKNNKAYFQAGGGIVWDSDAHLEYEESLHKARALMNALKL, from the coding sequence ATGAAAATAAAAAAAATAGATACTAAATATAACGGATTTGAACTATATACTTTATTTAAAAATTATCCCTATAGCTTCATTCTAGATAGCGGTATGGATAAGGAAAGACTGGGTAAATATTCTTTTATAGGATTTGACCCATTCTTAGTATTTAAAAGTAAAAATGAAACTATAACCATTGAAGAGGGTAATACTACTAGGGTTTGTAAAGGTAATCCCTTTGATGAATTACGAGATATTATGAAAAAATACGAATTCAAATATGATTCTCCCCTTCCCTTTATAGGTGGGGCCGTTGGATATTTTTCCTATGATTTATGCCATCACGTAGAAAATCTACCTAGAACTGCCCTAGATGATGTTAATATATATGATTGTCACTTTGGATTATACGATGGAATAATAGTAGTGGACCATACTGAGGACGAAACATATATATGCTCTTTAGGTATTAAGGATGATGAAAATAAGGTAATAGAATTTATAGAAAATATTATAAGTAAAAAGCCTCTGCCTTCTGTAGAAGAAGAAAATAAGGATGAAGTAACTATAGAATCTAACTTTACTAAAGAAAATTATGTAAAAGCCATAGAAAGTATTAAAAATTACATTAGAAGTGGTGATATATATCAAGCCAATATGACTCAAAGATTTACGGCAAATATGACCCAATCACCCCTTTCTTTATATTCTAAGTTAAGAAATATAAATCCAGCACCCTTTGCTGCATTTATGGACTTAAAGGACCATCACATATTATCCTCTTCTCCAGAGAGATTTATTCAGATAAGAGATAATCATGTGGAAACTAGACCAATTAAAGGAACTAGACCTCGTGGAAAATCCCCTGAGGAAGATAAATTAAATAGCGAAGATCTACTGAGCAGCGAAAAGGATAAATCTGAATTATTAATGATAGTTGATTTAGAGAGAAATGATTTAGGACGAGTTTGTAAGTCAGGAAGCGTATCAGTTCCTGAGTTATTTACCCTAGAAACTTATCCTACTGTATATCATTTAGTTTCCACAGTGGTGGGAGAGTTAAGGGATGAAGTTCATCCTATTGACTGTATAAAATACTCTTTCCCTGGAGGTTCTATTACAGGTGCGCCTAAAATTCGTGCCATGGAAGTTATAGATGAATTAGAACCCACTCAAAGAAATCTCTATACGGGATCAATTGGATATATTGGATTTAATGGAGATATAGATACTAATATAGTGATTAGAACTATCCTTTGTAAAAATAATAAGGCATATTTCCAAGCTGGTGGTGGAATAGTGTGGGATTCTGATGCTCACCTTGAATACGAAGAATCCCTTCATAAGGCACGAGCTTTGATGAATGCATTAAAGTTGTAG
- a CDS encoding aminotransferase class IV, which yields MKNSLAYQYGYGLFETIKVESSKLLFLDDHIERLASSATQINMPVEPLKNLKNRAYLYIKENNIKNGILKIMYIKDTNYKVEFLYRENPYSQHLYEKGFKINFSDSKRNPYSNMVYLKTNNYLENILEKNNSKSLGFHEPLFLNVHNHISEGATSNIFFVKNNIVYTPSINCGLLNGIIRKNLIKFCKQNNIQLIEGEFSKEFLLDCDEVFVTNSILEIMPVSMIENNSFNIDTYNLTKEIYNKFCDYMRKEG from the coding sequence ATGAAAAACTCACTTGCCTATCAATATGGATATGGACTATTTGAAACTATAAAAGTGGAAAGCTCTAAGTTACTGTTTTTAGATGATCACATTGAGCGATTAGCCTCATCTGCCACTCAAATAAATATGCCGGTAGAACCTTTAAAAAATTTAAAAAACAGGGCCTATTTATATATAAAAGAAAATAACATAAAAAATGGCATACTAAAAATTATGTATATTAAAGACACTAATTATAAAGTAGAATTCCTATATCGTGAAAATCCTTATAGTCAACACCTGTATGAAAAGGGATTCAAAATTAATTTTTCGGATTCAAAAAGAAACCCCTATTCAAATATGGTTTACTTAAAAACTAATAATTATCTAGAAAATATATTGGAAAAAAACAACTCCAAAAGTTTAGGATTTCATGAACCCTTATTTTTAAATGTACACAATCATATAAGTGAAGGTGCCACTAGCAATATATTCTTTGTAAAAAATAATATTGTTTATACGCCAAGTATAAATTGTGGCCTTTTAAATGGAATTATAAGAAAAAATCTAATAAAATTTTGTAAACAAAATAACATTCAGTTAATAGAAGGAGAATTTAGTAAAGAGTTTTTACTAGATTGTGATGAAGTCTTTGTCACTAATTCCATCCTAGAAATAATGCCTGTAAGCATGATAGAAAACAATTCATTCAATATAGATACTTACAATTTAACCAAAGAAATATATAATAAATTTTGTGACTATATGAGAAAAGAGGGGTAA
- the folE gene encoding GTP cyclohydrolase I FolE: MDKEKIKRAVRDILEAIGEDPDREGLQDTPDRIARMYEEIFSGLKEDPKDHLQIFFQEEKHEELVLVKDIPFYSMCEHHLVPFFGKAHVGYLPKGGKLTGLSKLARVVETVGKKPQLQERLTAQVAETIVEMLDPYGVIVVVEAEHMCMTMRGVKKSGSKTITSAVRGLFERDVKARNEAMTLIKF; this comes from the coding sequence ATGGATAAGGAAAAAATTAAAAGAGCCGTAAGAGACATATTAGAAGCTATAGGAGAAGATCCAGATAGAGAAGGATTACAGGATACTCCTGACAGAATAGCTAGAATGTATGAAGAAATTTTTTCAGGTCTTAAAGAAGACCCAAAGGACCACTTACAAATATTTTTCCAAGAAGAAAAACATGAAGAATTAGTATTAGTTAAAGACATACCCTTTTATTCCATGTGTGAACATCACCTAGTTCCATTCTTCGGAAAAGCCCATGTGGGATATTTACCAAAGGGAGGAAAATTAACAGGACTTAGCAAATTAGCAAGGGTAGTTGAGACCGTAGGAAAAAAACCTCAACTTCAAGAAAGATTAACTGCACAAGTGGCTGAAACCATAGTGGAAATGTTAGATCCGTATGGAGTAATAGTAGTTGTAGAAGCAGAGCACATGTGCATGACCATGCGTGGAGTAAAAAAATCCGGATCTAAAACTATTACTTCTGCCGTACGTGGATTATTTGAAAGGGATGTAAAAGCAAGAAATGAAGCTATGACGCTTATTAAGTTTTAG